A genomic window from Trueperella bialowiezensis includes:
- a CDS encoding 6-phosphofructokinase → MGSAILPKNRSVIVRELEGSSDEGVILTDTAAQSSPAHLPADSQAKVKIGVLTSGGDAQGMNAIVRAVVRTSLQLGAQPYAFLEGWRGPVEGGDLIKKMAWDDVSSTINKGGTAIGTARSDEFRERSGIKKAVKNFVLNGIDRLVVIGGDGTLTGANELRQLWPELLAELVDDGELSPEQAANHETLMLAGVVGSIDNDLVGTDMTVGADSALHRIIEAIDAIQATAASHQRTFIIEVMGRHCGYLALMSAIAGGCDYVFIPELPPANGWEDELAEKLRIGRAGGRRDSLIIVAEGATDRSGNPITAQGIREALKERMDEDPRITSLGHVQRGGTPSAYDRWMPTLLGYTAAYEMFHATPDTEPMIIGTRRNKLKRLPMMEAVSNTRAVAKYLAEGNWEDAIASRGGHFHDMIALFDTLSSPIAPERAEDSKRIGIMHAGGLAPGMNPAARAAVKLGIDRGYTMLGIEGGFPGLLAGNVRELKWHDVEGWAGDGGAYLGTRRTIPTIDQYYALGRAIEDARLDGLIIIGGFKGYKMVYEMQREQDRYPAFKIPMILVPTSIDNNLPGAEYSIGADTTLNWNTETIDRIRQSASASRRCFVVETMGRKCGYLALMSGLTTGAEQVYLYEDGVTLSQLARDTKKMISSFESGRQLYLVVRNENASEYYNANVMGNIFEQEGNQLFDVRSVVLGHAQQGGNPSPFDRTLAVRLVDAAMSKLQELLDAGRHVSYHVGMIDGEIEARPIAHMNELIDMDDRLPYDPWYLPLKDIVYVVSDSTADLDLRQLHLVVDD, encoded by the coding sequence ATGGGTAGTGCCATTCTACCTAAGAATCGATCTGTAATTGTGAGAGAATTAGAAGGTAGTTCGGATGAAGGAGTTATCTTGACCGATACCGCGGCCCAATCATCGCCAGCACATCTACCAGCAGATTCACAAGCAAAAGTTAAGATTGGCGTATTGACGTCAGGTGGGGACGCGCAGGGGATGAACGCGATCGTCCGCGCAGTGGTACGAACGTCGCTACAGCTGGGTGCCCAACCCTACGCGTTTTTAGAAGGCTGGCGCGGGCCTGTTGAAGGTGGCGACCTCATTAAAAAGATGGCGTGGGACGACGTCTCATCCACCATCAACAAGGGTGGCACAGCGATAGGTACGGCGCGTTCGGACGAGTTCCGCGAGCGCTCCGGCATCAAGAAGGCCGTGAAGAATTTCGTGCTCAACGGGATTGACCGGCTCGTCGTCATCGGCGGGGACGGCACGCTCACCGGAGCGAACGAACTTCGCCAACTGTGGCCTGAACTTTTAGCCGAGCTGGTGGACGACGGCGAACTGAGCCCCGAACAAGCCGCAAACCACGAAACACTGATGCTGGCCGGCGTCGTTGGCTCTATTGACAACGACCTGGTGGGAACAGACATGACGGTGGGCGCAGATTCTGCCCTGCACCGAATCATTGAAGCTATTGATGCGATTCAGGCGACGGCGGCATCCCACCAACGCACATTCATTATTGAGGTCATGGGCCGGCACTGCGGCTATCTTGCGCTGATGTCCGCGATTGCGGGTGGCTGTGACTACGTGTTTATTCCCGAGCTGCCGCCTGCGAACGGGTGGGAAGACGAACTGGCAGAAAAGCTACGTATTGGCCGGGCCGGCGGGCGGCGCGATTCGCTCATTATCGTGGCAGAAGGTGCAACTGATCGTAGCGGTAACCCAATCACGGCTCAAGGCATCCGGGAGGCGCTCAAAGAGCGGATGGATGAAGACCCGCGAATTACCTCGCTCGGGCACGTGCAACGCGGTGGCACGCCGTCGGCCTACGACCGCTGGATGCCCACCTTGCTCGGATACACGGCGGCCTACGAGATGTTCCACGCCACGCCTGACACCGAGCCGATGATCATCGGTACCCGGCGTAACAAGCTGAAGCGACTGCCAATGATGGAAGCGGTGTCTAATACGCGCGCGGTTGCCAAATATCTTGCGGAGGGCAACTGGGAGGATGCAATCGCCTCGCGTGGCGGGCACTTCCACGACATGATCGCACTGTTCGACACGCTGTCCTCCCCCATCGCACCCGAACGTGCAGAAGACTCGAAGAGGATCGGCATCATGCACGCCGGCGGCCTTGCACCCGGGATGAACCCTGCGGCACGCGCAGCCGTTAAGCTCGGCATCGACCGCGGCTACACCATGCTCGGTATCGAAGGCGGCTTCCCCGGCTTGCTTGCGGGCAACGTGCGTGAGTTGAAGTGGCACGACGTCGAAGGCTGGGCTGGCGACGGCGGCGCTTACCTTGGTACTCGGCGAACGATCCCCACGATCGACCAGTACTACGCGCTTGGCAGGGCCATCGAAGACGCCCGCCTGGACGGCCTGATCATCATCGGTGGTTTCAAGGGTTACAAGATGGTCTACGAGATGCAGCGCGAACAAGACCGCTACCCGGCGTTTAAGATCCCGATGATTCTTGTGCCCACGTCGATTGACAACAATCTGCCGGGTGCCGAATACTCGATCGGCGCGGACACCACGCTGAACTGGAACACTGAAACTATTGATCGGATCCGCCAGTCGGCGTCGGCCTCCCGCCGCTGTTTCGTGGTGGAAACAATGGGCCGCAAGTGCGGCTACCTTGCGCTGATGAGCGGGCTGACGACTGGCGCCGAGCAGGTTTACCTGTATGAAGACGGCGTGACCCTCAGCCAGCTGGCACGCGACACGAAGAAGATGATCAGCTCGTTTGAATCCGGTCGCCAACTCTACCTTGTGGTCCGTAACGAGAACGCGTCAGAGTATTACAACGCGAACGTCATGGGCAACATTTTCGAGCAGGAAGGCAACCAGCTGTTTGATGTGCGTTCGGTTGTGCTCGGGCATGCCCAACAGGGCGGCAACCCCTCCCCGTTCGATCGCACGCTGGCGGTGCGGCTCGTAGACGCGGCGATGTCAAAGCTTCAAGAACTTCTAGATGCCGGCCGGCACGTGTCCTACCACGTGGGCATGATCGACGGCGAAATTGAAGCCCGGCCAATCGCGCACATGAACGAACTGATCGACATGGACGACCGCCTCCCCTACGACCCGTGGTATCTGCCGTTGAAAGACATCGTCTACGTCGTCTCAGATTCGACTGCCGACCTCGATTTGCGCCAGCTGCACCTCGTGGTGGACGACTAG
- the purH gene encoding bifunctional phosphoribosylaminoimidazolecarboxamide formyltransferase/IMP cyclohydrolase, with protein sequence MLAKRALISVSDKTGITEFAQALTGAGYELVSTGSTAGVLESAGLDVTPVEAVTGFPESFDGRVKTLHPHIHGGILARRDAHGEQMAELGIEPIDIVVVNLYPFAEAVESGASHAECIEQIDIGGPALIRGAAKNYRDVAVVTDPDQYEQVAAELAASADGTVSDGLRAELAAAAFALTASYDEQIARWFADRAVADSEAVADSEAAEDGPAADDECALPQTVTATWQKARDLRYGENPHQPAALYRDASGVGLAHAELLGGKPMSFNNYQDTQAAIDAAFDHPQPAVAIIKHANPCGVAIGANVREAHERAHACDPVSAYGGVVAANRTVTAELAEQLAPIFTEVVVAPSFADDALAILRTKKNLRIVQTGPNYERYGIVPISGGALIQERDMAYANLDEWDLVAGEPADAAMRADLEFAWRAVRSVKSNAILLADGGATVGIGMGQVSRVDACLLAAMRANTLTDTERARGSVAASDAFFPFPDGVKALADYGVRAVVQPGGSIRDGEVIALAQEAGMTMYLTHTRHFAH encoded by the coding sequence ATGTTGGCAAAGCGTGCGCTAATTTCGGTATCCGACAAGACAGGTATCACCGAGTTCGCCCAGGCATTGACCGGCGCGGGCTACGAGCTCGTCTCGACTGGATCGACAGCGGGCGTGCTCGAATCCGCGGGGCTTGATGTGACGCCCGTCGAAGCCGTGACTGGGTTTCCGGAGTCTTTCGACGGGCGGGTCAAAACCCTGCACCCGCATATTCACGGCGGGATTCTTGCCCGGCGTGACGCGCACGGAGAGCAGATGGCCGAACTTGGTATCGAGCCGATCGATATCGTCGTCGTCAACCTGTATCCGTTCGCAGAAGCGGTGGAAAGCGGCGCAAGCCACGCAGAGTGTATTGAACAGATTGACATCGGCGGGCCGGCGCTCATTCGCGGGGCGGCGAAGAATTATCGTGATGTCGCCGTCGTGACCGATCCTGACCAGTACGAGCAAGTGGCAGCTGAACTGGCAGCCTCTGCGGACGGCACGGTCAGTGATGGCCTCCGTGCCGAACTTGCCGCCGCCGCATTCGCGTTGACGGCCAGCTACGACGAGCAGATTGCGCGCTGGTTCGCTGACCGCGCTGTGGCCGATAGTGAAGCAGTGGCCGATAGTGAAGCCGCCGAAGACGGTCCAGCAGCCGACGACGAGTGCGCGCTTCCGCAGACAGTCACGGCCACATGGCAGAAAGCCAGGGACTTGCGCTACGGCGAAAACCCGCATCAGCCGGCAGCACTGTATCGTGATGCCTCCGGAGTGGGGCTGGCACATGCCGAGCTGCTGGGCGGGAAGCCCATGAGTTTTAACAATTATCAGGACACGCAGGCGGCTATCGACGCGGCTTTCGACCACCCGCAGCCCGCTGTCGCCATCATCAAGCACGCAAACCCGTGCGGAGTAGCGATCGGCGCCAACGTGCGCGAGGCACACGAGCGTGCCCACGCCTGCGATCCCGTGTCGGCCTACGGTGGCGTGGTTGCTGCAAACCGCACTGTCACGGCAGAACTTGCCGAGCAGCTCGCGCCCATCTTCACCGAAGTAGTGGTCGCACCGAGTTTTGCCGACGACGCGCTCGCGATCCTCCGCACGAAGAAGAATCTGCGGATCGTTCAGACCGGACCGAACTATGAACGATACGGAATCGTGCCGATCAGCGGCGGCGCGCTCATCCAGGAACGCGACATGGCATACGCGAATTTAGACGAGTGGGATCTCGTGGCCGGCGAGCCTGCTGATGCTGCCATGCGAGCCGATCTGGAGTTTGCTTGGCGGGCCGTACGATCCGTGAAGTCGAACGCGATTCTGCTTGCCGACGGCGGAGCCACGGTCGGCATCGGAATGGGACAGGTGAGCCGCGTGGATGCCTGCCTGCTTGCTGCTATGCGCGCGAACACGCTCACTGATACGGAGCGGGCACGGGGAAGCGTGGCCGCATCGGACGCATTCTTCCCGTTCCCAGACGGGGTGAAAGCGCTGGCTGACTATGGAGTGCGGGCCGTCGTACAACCAGGTGGGTCGATCCGCGACGGCGAGGTCATTGCCCTCGCACAGGAAGCCGGCATGACCATGTACCTTACGCACACCAGGCATTTCGCGCACTGA
- a CDS encoding ABC transporter permease produces the protein MWKVTLRDAKEHFGRFLMSVIAVTIGVAFLCGTLSLRDLLSASFSDLTSSTYRDDIYVSGPQIATDPIPLNDDMTPADLETIAGVEGVRVAYPVRQTMAYVYDDDGQQANMYGAPGLGYSYQSDTDDPLLVEGRAPASGEIVIERSAATRAGIEVGDEVHVVIGEPSPANVVGIVEYGTPMAGASVILMDEADLIARIGEEFSEVAVKIEDGQTRQAVKERIAAQLPADYVVHTVEETRAETDDAVSEILDMVNTFLLVFVIIAITISTFIITNTFTISVRQRQRQFALLRAIGASPRQVFQAVMLQALLIGLIGSIIGVVVGQGLLFLIKGGLEAAGMPLGGSVLVTGKTAIISIIAGTVVTFLATIVPSRRAALTPAIEAMREGSGQKEKPLARRTIISVVLLVAGTVAMVVGAVNGASPLFGPGVAAMFIGVIDVMPALVHPVAGTAGWAAKKIAPATGVLASRSLSASPRKTATTSVALAIGVALVCAGSSVAASLDETITQNVDTEISADIVMLSPVEVHNAPEIAKEVEKIAGVAAVDATMTNGWAVANPVTAAEPNTMTAMTGASSARAIDSLGMRFLEGTPGVLDSGQAAIFDNVAESIGVGVGDDVALTSPAGTIVVPVGAIIETGTLTFGQPQILLPPQLAEELQPAQSYTPLVAVFTDDGADIAAIKDEIKDLVKDQYVWLVNDRADIKNIAGGQVTMLLTMLYALLALSVVIAVIGVVNTLTLSVVDRTREIGLLRAVGMQRSGVRRMVLQESVIITLLGTLVGVVFGTALGLGLTRFMADDVATTYVIPWQAIGVVIVVAVIVGALAAFLPARKAAKLDVLDAIAED, from the coding sequence GTGTGGAAAGTGACCCTTCGTGACGCGAAGGAACATTTCGGCAGGTTCCTCATGTCCGTTATCGCCGTGACGATCGGCGTGGCATTTTTGTGTGGCACGCTCTCGCTACGCGACCTGCTATCGGCGTCGTTTTCTGACTTGACGTCGTCAACATACCGCGACGACATCTACGTCTCCGGCCCGCAGATCGCTACCGATCCGATACCGCTCAACGACGACATGACGCCCGCCGACCTTGAAACGATTGCGGGCGTTGAGGGCGTGCGCGTGGCGTATCCGGTACGTCAGACGATGGCCTACGTGTATGACGACGACGGCCAGCAGGCGAACATGTATGGTGCGCCCGGGCTCGGTTACTCGTATCAGTCGGACACGGACGACCCGCTTCTTGTGGAAGGTCGCGCCCCGGCGTCGGGAGAGATCGTCATCGAACGCTCCGCCGCTACCCGCGCGGGTATCGAGGTGGGCGACGAGGTGCACGTCGTCATTGGCGAGCCGTCGCCGGCTAACGTGGTGGGCATCGTCGAATATGGCACTCCGATGGCAGGCGCGTCCGTCATCTTGATGGACGAGGCCGATCTCATCGCCCGGATAGGCGAGGAGTTTTCCGAGGTCGCGGTGAAGATCGAGGATGGGCAGACACGGCAGGCTGTCAAAGAGCGGATCGCTGCCCAGCTTCCTGCCGACTACGTCGTGCACACTGTTGAAGAAACGCGCGCAGAAACTGATGACGCGGTCAGTGAAATCTTGGACATGGTCAACACGTTCTTGCTCGTGTTTGTGATCATTGCGATCACGATTTCCACGTTCATCATCACGAACACGTTCACGATTTCGGTGCGCCAGCGCCAACGGCAGTTCGCGCTTTTGCGTGCGATTGGCGCCTCACCGCGTCAGGTTTTCCAAGCCGTGATGCTGCAGGCGTTGCTCATTGGCCTCATCGGATCGATCATCGGCGTGGTTGTCGGCCAAGGTCTACTGTTTTTGATTAAGGGTGGGCTAGAAGCTGCCGGTATGCCGCTCGGCGGGTCGGTCCTCGTCACCGGCAAGACCGCCATCATCTCAATCATTGCGGGTACCGTTGTCACATTCTTGGCAACGATCGTCCCATCGCGGCGTGCCGCGCTCACCCCAGCGATCGAAGCGATGCGTGAGGGCAGCGGGCAAAAGGAGAAGCCGCTTGCTAGGCGGACGATCATCTCGGTCGTCCTGCTTGTGGCCGGCACGGTGGCGATGGTGGTTGGCGCGGTGAACGGTGCGTCGCCGCTGTTCGGCCCGGGTGTGGCCGCCATGTTTATCGGAGTCATCGACGTCATGCCTGCACTCGTGCATCCGGTTGCGGGCACGGCTGGCTGGGCTGCCAAGAAGATCGCCCCGGCAACCGGCGTTCTGGCGTCACGTTCGCTGAGTGCCAGCCCGCGCAAAACGGCGACGACGTCGGTGGCGCTCGCGATCGGCGTCGCGCTGGTATGTGCGGGAAGCTCGGTGGCTGCGTCACTGGACGAGACGATTACCCAGAACGTTGACACGGAGATTTCCGCTGACATCGTGATGCTATCTCCGGTGGAGGTGCACAACGCTCCCGAGATCGCGAAGGAAGTCGAGAAGATCGCCGGCGTGGCTGCTGTGGATGCCACGATGACGAACGGCTGGGCTGTCGCCAACCCGGTGACAGCGGCCGAGCCGAACACGATGACGGCGATGACGGGCGCCTCGTCGGCGCGGGCCATTGATTCCTTGGGCATGAGGTTCCTCGAGGGCACACCGGGCGTGCTCGATTCCGGGCAAGCCGCGATTTTCGACAACGTGGCAGAGAGCATCGGCGTGGGGGTGGGCGACGACGTCGCTTTGACCTCGCCAGCCGGAACGATCGTCGTGCCGGTGGGTGCCATCATCGAGACCGGCACGCTCACCTTCGGCCAGCCACAGATCCTTCTACCGCCGCAGCTGGCGGAGGAACTGCAGCCCGCGCAGTCGTACACACCACTAGTGGCGGTATTCACTGACGACGGCGCGGACATCGCCGCGATCAAAGACGAGATTAAAGACCTGGTCAAAGACCAGTATGTGTGGCTCGTTAATGATCGCGCAGACATTAAGAATATTGCCGGAGGCCAGGTCACCATGCTGCTCACCATGCTGTATGCGCTGCTCGCGCTGTCAGTGGTGATCGCCGTGATCGGCGTCGTCAATACGCTTACGCTGTCGGTCGTGGATCGCACCCGCGAAATCGGACTGCTCCGCGCCGTTGGCATGCAGCGCTCGGGCGTGCGGCGCATGGTGTTACAAGAATCCGTGATCATCACGCTGCTCGGCACCTTGGTGGGCGTTGTGTTCGGCACTGCGCTTGGGCTTGGGCTCACCCGGTTTATGGCCGACGACGTCGCCACCACCTACGTGATCCCGTGGCAGGCGATCGGTGTGGTGATCGTTGTTGCCGTGATCGTGGGCGCGCTAGCCGCCTTCTTGCCGGCCCGCAAGGCCGCCAAACTGGACGTGCTGGACGCGATTGCCGAGGACTAG
- a CDS encoding ABC transporter ATP-binding protein, translating to MTKTFGTGQAQVRALRGVDVDFAKGQLTAVMGPSGSGKSTLMHCVVGLEEATSGTVDLAGKRVTDLNEKGLTALRRDEVGFIFQSFNLVPTLNARENIELPATIAGRKVDQAAFDHVVRSLGIEDRLTHRPSELSGGQQQRVACARAMVGKPAVVLADEPTGNLDSTATQQVLEFLRRSVDEDGQTVVMVTHEPESAAIADRVIFLADGQIAGEILNPTKEQILDALKEGE from the coding sequence TTGACGAAAACGTTCGGCACGGGCCAGGCGCAGGTGCGTGCACTACGCGGGGTTGATGTCGACTTCGCCAAAGGTCAGCTCACCGCTGTCATGGGACCATCCGGCTCAGGAAAATCGACGCTCATGCACTGTGTGGTCGGCCTGGAGGAGGCCACCTCGGGCACGGTGGATCTCGCGGGCAAGCGGGTCACTGACTTGAACGAAAAGGGGCTTACCGCGCTTCGACGCGACGAGGTGGGTTTCATCTTCCAGTCGTTCAACTTGGTGCCCACGCTCAACGCGCGGGAAAACATTGAACTGCCCGCCACGATCGCCGGGCGCAAAGTAGACCAAGCGGCGTTCGACCACGTCGTGCGCTCGCTGGGGATCGAAGATCGGCTCACTCACCGGCCATCTGAACTGTCGGGTGGTCAGCAGCAGCGCGTCGCCTGTGCACGTGCAATGGTGGGTAAGCCCGCCGTCGTGCTCGCCGACGAACCTACGGGAAACCTGGACTCGACGGCCACCCAACAGGTGCTTGAGTTCTTGCGTCGTTCGGTTGATGAGGACGGGCAGACGGTCGTCATGGTCACCCACGAACCCGAATCGGCCGCGATTGCTGATCGCGTGATCTTCCTTGCCGATGGCCAAATCGCTGGCGAGATCCTGAACCCCACGAAGGAACAGATCTTGGACGCGCTGAAGGAAGGCGAATAA
- a CDS encoding cell division protein PerM, whose translation MKTIDLSREMTVVRAGLTAPFFTWLAMVTFAVVAFTLTASAPMLGDTTWADAARVGTGWWMTTFGGETAIGGVPVSLMPLTFTIIVVYVSYMLFRKREVARWSEVVTAGITQALVVALLGVLIRPNGAWWPAIFGAFALGFGSALCAARHELIHVSWWDAAKPRLRYLLVVLTLLACLVLVVAIALGWSRITQIHGYYLTGVLGGAGLVVLQLAYLPVGAVWALAWLLGAGFAVGTGTEFSSLGVESAPLPAIPIFGALPQVSDGSPWIVAGVCVIFAALAVVNTRREQAALGVTLKNTAVATLATSLVLAVLSLMASGAIGPQNMAEVGPVAAEVFGYALAVIGLPYMAATLFAHSTTHTFIRTKFTEARERRQDTKAESEPDDVEPEPRQDGQ comes from the coding sequence GTGAAAACCATCGATCTTTCCCGTGAAATGACCGTCGTGCGCGCGGGTCTTACCGCGCCCTTTTTCACGTGGCTTGCGATGGTCACATTTGCGGTGGTCGCGTTTACGCTCACGGCGTCGGCGCCCATGCTGGGGGATACCACCTGGGCGGATGCGGCCCGCGTGGGCACGGGATGGTGGATGACCACTTTCGGTGGTGAAACTGCGATTGGCGGCGTGCCAGTATCGTTGATGCCTCTCACGTTTACGATCATCGTGGTCTATGTCAGTTACATGCTCTTCCGCAAACGTGAAGTGGCACGGTGGTCGGAAGTGGTGACCGCCGGGATCACGCAGGCGCTCGTGGTTGCGCTCCTCGGCGTGCTCATCCGACCGAATGGGGCGTGGTGGCCGGCCATATTCGGAGCGTTTGCGCTCGGCTTTGGCAGCGCGCTGTGTGCGGCACGCCACGAGCTTATACACGTGAGCTGGTGGGACGCCGCCAAGCCGCGGCTGCGCTATCTCCTTGTTGTGCTGACCCTACTGGCGTGCCTGGTGTTGGTTGTCGCTATTGCTCTGGGCTGGTCGCGCATCACTCAAATCCACGGCTACTACCTGACGGGCGTGCTCGGCGGGGCAGGACTCGTGGTGTTACAGCTCGCCTATCTTCCGGTGGGGGCGGTGTGGGCGCTTGCGTGGCTGCTCGGTGCTGGTTTCGCCGTCGGCACGGGAACCGAGTTTTCATCGCTTGGCGTGGAATCGGCGCCACTGCCAGCCATTCCAATTTTCGGGGCACTACCGCAAGTATCTGACGGCTCGCCGTGGATCGTGGCAGGCGTATGCGTGATTTTTGCGGCCCTCGCAGTGGTGAATACGCGGCGTGAACAGGCCGCTCTTGGCGTGACTCTCAAGAACACAGCCGTGGCAACGCTTGCTACCAGCCTCGTTCTTGCCGTGTTGAGTTTGATGGCCAGCGGAGCGATCGGCCCGCAGAACATGGCCGAGGTAGGCCCGGTCGCCGCCGAGGTCTTCGGATACGCACTGGCCGTGATCGGCCTGCCGTATATGGCTGCCACACTTTTCGCACACAGCACGACCCACACTTTCATCCGGACTAAGTTTACGGAGGCACGTGAGCGGCGCCAGGACACGAAGGCCGAGTCCGAACCGGACGACGTCGAACCTGAACCACGCCAAGACGGGCAATAG
- the sucD gene encoding succinate--CoA ligase subunit alpha, with translation MAIFLTKDDSVIVQGITGAEGQKHTLRMLGAGTKIVAGTNPRKAGQQVTFDVEPIGYGKENRQAETVNVPVYGTVREAKEATGAEVSVIFVPLAFAKAAVVEAVDAGLRLVVIITEGIPVKDASEFFTYAKEKGVQLIGPNCPGIITPGQSNVGITPPDITGPGRIGLVSKSGTLTYQMMYELSDIGFTTCIGIGGDPIIGTTHIDALKAFEEDPDTELIVMIGEIGGDAEERAAAYIKEHVTKPVVGYVAGFTAPEGKTMGHAGAIVSGSAGTAAAKKEALEAVGVKVGKTPTETANLAREILLGN, from the coding sequence ATGGCTATTTTTCTGACGAAAGACGATTCAGTAATCGTCCAAGGAATAACAGGGGCGGAAGGCCAAAAGCACACGCTGCGAATGCTCGGAGCGGGAACAAAAATTGTTGCGGGAACGAACCCGCGCAAGGCAGGCCAGCAGGTGACGTTCGACGTCGAACCGATCGGATACGGCAAGGAAAACCGCCAGGCCGAAACGGTGAACGTGCCCGTCTACGGCACGGTGCGCGAGGCGAAAGAAGCGACGGGTGCGGAAGTTTCGGTGATCTTCGTGCCCCTAGCGTTTGCGAAGGCAGCCGTGGTGGAGGCAGTGGACGCGGGGCTACGGCTCGTCGTCATCATCACCGAGGGCATTCCGGTCAAGGACGCCTCGGAGTTCTTCACCTACGCAAAGGAAAAGGGTGTGCAGCTCATTGGCCCGAACTGCCCAGGAATTATCACGCCGGGCCAGTCCAATGTGGGCATCACGCCGCCGGATATTACCGGTCCGGGCAGGATCGGGCTGGTGTCGAAGTCCGGCACGCTCACCTACCAGATGATGTACGAGCTGTCAGACATCGGGTTCACCACGTGTATCGGTATCGGTGGAGATCCGATCATTGGCACCACACACATCGATGCGCTCAAGGCTTTCGAAGAGGACCCGGACACCGAGCTGATCGTCATGATTGGCGAGATTGGGGGCGACGCCGAAGAACGCGCGGCTGCCTACATCAAGGAGCACGTGACTAAGCCAGTGGTCGGTTACGTTGCTGGTTTCACCGCGCCGGAAGGCAAAACGATGGGCCACGCGGGCGCAATCGTCTCCGGTTCGGCAGGAACCGCGGCGGCCAAGAAGGAAGCCCTTGAAGCCGTGGGTGTGAAGGTGGGTAAGACACCAACCGAAACCGCTAACCTCGCTAGGGAGATCCTGCTCGGAAACTAA